In Tenacibaculum sp. 190524A02b, the genomic stretch AAGTGGCAGATATACCTGATAGTACAGTAAAACCAGTAATGGAAGAGTTTCAGGCTGAGCTAGAAAAAAGGGCTACAGAAATATTAAATAAATAGATATAAAATATATAAAACTCCAAATTCATTTTTGGAGTTTTATATATTTTATATCTAGGCTGTTTTATCACAACATGTTTTTTTACAATCAGAAGCACAAGCAGTTTTAGTTTTTTCTTCTGTTTTTGCTTTACAGCATTCTTTTTCACAATCACCTTTGCATCCTTTGGTTTCTTTGTTTTCAGTTTTATTACAACAAGCCATTTCGCAATTAGCTTTACATTTCTTTAAGTTTCCTTCTTTTTTTGAGCTTATCTCAGAAGCTTTATACATGTTTCCAGCAATCCCTTCTACAAATGCAATTAAATCTGCTTTGTTAGTTTTGTTAGCATCATATTTTATATTAGCTATACTATCATTAAAAATAACTTTAGCATCAATTACTCCTTCTTTTTTAGATAAATCAGAGGCAATTTTTTTAGCACATCCTATTTCACAAGTCATTCCTGAAATACTTAATGAAATTTCTTTAGCATCTTCCTTTTGGCTTTTACAACTAATTGCTAAAAAGCTAATTAAAGTAAAAATTAATGTTATTTTTTTAATACTCATTATTTTGTGTTATTGGGTTATATCGCAAATTTATCAATAAAATAAGTTTTCTAACTATTAATATCCGATTTTTGCATTTAAATTCAACAAGAAAATGAATAATCATCAGCAAAAATGGATGTACTTAATTGTTTTATCTCTTATTTGGGGTAGCTCTTTTATTTTAATGAAGAAGGCATTAGTTGGATTAACCCCAATACAATTAGGAGCGTTTAGAGTAATTATAACAGCTATTTTTCTTTTTTTTATTGGGTTTAAAAAGTTAAAGCAAATAAAAAGGGATCAATGGAAATGGGTTTTGATAAGTGCGTTATTAGGAACTTTTTTTCCTTCATTTTTATATGCTTATGCTATTTCAGGTATTGATAGTTCAATAGCGTCAATTCTTAATTCAATAACCCCTTTTAATGCTTTATGGGTAGGAGCAATATTTTTTGGTATAGTTTTTAAGAGAAGTCAAATAGTTGGAATTTTAATAGGGCTTTTAGGTACTGTTATTTTAATATTGAAAGGAGCTGATTTAAACCCACATCAAAATTATTGGTATGCATTGTTGCCAATAGCATCTTCTTTAGGTTATGCATTTAATGTAAATATTATAAAAAAATATTTACAGGATCTAGAAGCTTTAGCAATTACTACAGGTAATTTTGTCTTGATTGTAATACCAGCATTGTTAGTGCTTATTTTTTCTGGATTTTTTACCTCTTTCGAGCTAACTGAAAAAACAGAACTGTCTTTGGTTTATATCTTTATTTTAGCCATTGTAGGAACAGGGTTAGCTAAAATTATGTTTAATAAATTAATTCAAATTTCATCACCTATATTTTCTACATCTGTAACTTATTTAATACCTATTGTAGCTGTTATTTGGGGAGTTGTTGACGGGGAAAAATTAAGTTTAATTCAGTTGTTTGCTGCGTTAGTTATTTTATTTGGCGTGTATTTAGTGAACAAACAAAACTCTTAAATAAAAAAGCCAAGTAAATTACTTGACTTTTTTATTTAAGAGTTATTTATTGAAAGTCTGCATCTGAAACACCTTCGTTTATTTTAATTTCTTTGACGGTAAATTCCATTTCCATTGGTCCCATTTTTTGAGACATTTTATGAGGAAATTTAATTCCATTTACATCTTTATATTCAGAGTAAGTAATTGGAACTTTCATATCACCTTGAGGTCCTTTCATTGTTTTAACTTCTTTAACTTTTAAACCAGTTTTTACATCATAAAATACTTCATTCTCTCCAGATTTTATAACATATGCATTTTTACCATTTATAGGCTCAATTCTATCTAAGGTGCCTTTTCTGTATTGTTCATCAGAAAAAGGAGAAGTTGCACTTTTCATTTCTGAAAGCTCTTTGCCTTCAAGAGGTGTTTTTTGCCCTCGAGCTTCTTGATACCCTTTAGAGCCATCAAAAATAGTTTTTTGCATTACATTACCCATAACAGAAACAACAGTTGATTGTTTGTTAGGAAAAGAAGATTTTTGGCTTAAACTAACTGCCATACCTTGTATAGTTGCATTAGACTTTATAGCAAGAGATTTAACAGATAAAACTTTAGATTTCCCACCAATAACTTTATAATAATTATCAATTACTGTGTTAGAATTAACTCCTGAAGGAATAGGTAAACTCATAGCTGGTTTAGAAGACGGGTTTCCATATTTATCAAAATATTTGATATTATAATCAACTGTTTTTTCTAAGTTTTTTAAAACATCAATTCCTTTCCCTGTAATTATAATTCTAGCTTTATTTCCTTTGAAATATTTAAGAGCCGCATTTTGAACATCTTCTAAAGTTACCGAATTTATGTTTTCTAAATACTTTTCATAAAAATTTTCAGGAAGGTTATATCTAGCTATATTTAATGCAAAACGAGCAGCTGTTGAAGGCTTTTGAACATTTCTTACAAAGCTACCAATATATTCAGCTTTAGAATTTTTAAGTTCTTCAGCAGTTACTTTTTGATATCTAATTTTATTAATCTCTTTTTGGATCTCTACTACAGCACTATCAGTAACTATATTTCTTACTGCTGCACCTGCTCTAAATTTACCAACACCTTTTAATTTGTTTTGAGAAATACTTGAGTATGAGCCATAAGTATATCCTTTATCTTCTCGAAGATTCATAAATAAACGAGCAGTACCTCCACCTCCTAAAATATTGTTAGCTAATAAAGCTGCGTAATAATCATCATCACCAAGCGTTAAGTCTAAAGAGTTAACTACAGCTATTTCAGATTGAACTGCATTAGGCATGTCTATAAAATTTATTTCTGTAGTATCAACATTTGTAGGAGTAGTTAATGCCTTAGACGGGATAATACCCTTAGACCAATTATTAAAAAGGGTTTTAACTAAATTTTTGGTTTTGCTAGGTGTAATATCACCTACAATAACTAAATACGCATTATTAGGTCTGAAATACGTGTTGTAATGTTTTTTTACATCTTCTAAAGTAATATTTTTAATGCTTTCTTTGGTTTCAAATTCTCCATAGGGATGGTTTTTACCATAAACAAGAGCATCTTCTACTCTTCCAGCTATAGCTTTTACGTTTTTTTCATTGGCTTTAATTCCTTCTAAAGTCCTTTCAACAGATTTATCAAATTCTTCTTTAGTGAATTTTGGATCTTTAACTCCATCAGCCATTAACTTAAGAACTTCAGGGAAATACTTGGTTAAAGATCTAGCAGAAGCACCATTACTTCTGTAAGAAACAGTAGCGCCTAAATAATCGATACGTTCGTTAAAGTCATCTTTAGAAATTTTAGAGGTTCCATTACCCATTAAGCTTCCCATTAAGTTAGAAACTCCAGTTTTATTCCCTTCAGTAATTGGTGTATTGTCAATAGTTAAAGAAGCAGAAACGCGAGGAAGTTTATGGTTTTCAACCATTATAACCTTTAGCCCATTTGGTAAGCTGAATTTTTCAGGCTTTCCTAATTTTATTTTTGGAGCTGGCCCTGGTTTAGGTTGTATACTTCTATCTAGTTGTTGAGCATTTACAGCAAAAGACATTGTAACAACTGCTAATGCTGATAATATTATTTTTTTCATAATATGTCTTATTACTGTGTTATTTTTTTGATTCTGGTAAATATTCCATTACCAGTCTTTGGTTTTTATTTAAATATTTATTAGCTATTTTTTTTATTTCTTCCCTAGTTATAGATCTGTAAATTTCGATCTCGCTATTTATTAGGTTGGTATCTCCATATAAGACATTATATCTAGCTAAAGAGTTGGCAATACCTTCCACACTTGAATTTGAGTTCACAAAATCATTTTCAAATTTGTTCTGTAATTTTTGGAAGTCTTTCTCGCTAATTAAATTATTTTGAAGCTTAATAATCTCTTCGTCAATTTCTTTTGTTAAACTATTTAATGTGTTTTTCCCTAAAGGAAGTGCATAAATTATGTAAGTACCATAATCTTCTTGGCTTAAATTAAAAGCACCTGCTTGTAAAGACATTTTTTTAGTATCTACTAACTTTTTGTATAAGACCGAGCTTTTTCCACTGCTTAAATATGTTGAAATCATATCCAAAACTCTTGCATCTCTCGTTTTCATAGAAGGAGTTCTATAGGCTTGTACAATAGCTGGTATTTGAATGTTAGGATCATAGGCTTTGGCATAAAACTCCTTAGTAATTGGATCTTCTTTAGGAAAATTTCTACGAATATCTTTTCCTTTAGGAATTGATCCAAAATAAGCCTCAATCAATTTTTTTGTTTGAGAGATATTGATATCTCCAGCAACAACAAGTGTAGCGTTATTTGGAACATAGAATTTTTTATTGAAAGCTAAAAACTCATCTAAAGTTGCCGCATCAAGGTGTTCCATTTTACCAATAGTTGTCCCTTTGTATGGGTGTTTTTTAAACATGTTTTTCTTAACATTTTCTAAAAAACGAGAATAGGGTTGGTTATCAACTCGAAGTCGCTTTTCTTCTTTTACAACTTCATTTTGTGTATCTACACCTTCCTGTTTAATAATAGGATGCAATAACCTTTCTGACTCCATCCAAAGTCCTAACTCTAGATTGTTTGAGGGGAATACCTCATAATAATATGTTCTGTCATCTGTAGTGTTTGCATTGTTAGTTCCTCCATTAGAAGAAACTATTTTAAACCATTCTCCTTTTTTAATATTTTTTGTTCCTTCAAATAATAAATGCTCAAAAAAATGAGCCATTCCTGTACGGTTGGGCTGTTCATCTTTAGCGCCTACATGATACATTACTGACGTTGTAACTACAGGAGCAGTATTGTCTTGATGTAAAATAACATGCATTCCATTCTTTAAATTGTACTCTTCGAACTCAACTTTTTGTGCATTTGCTGTAATGGCAAGTAGTAAAGTTGTAGAAAGAGTTATCAAGCTTTTCTTCATTGCGTACTATTTAGTTAATATATGTTGTATACGACGGGTAATGTTTAAATTTGTTACAATTCAAATATGAAAATAATTAAGAATATCTAAAGTGTTTGTTTTTAGAGGGTATATTTCTGTTTTTAAGGTTGTTTAGTAAAATAAAATACTTATCTTTGCTGCCGCTCAATTCATGTTGAATGGATTGAAGTTAAATGTATAAACGCAAAATAATAAGTATGTACGCAATCGTAGAGATAGCAGGGCAGCAATTTAAAGTAGCAAAAGACCAAAAAGTATACGTTCATCGTTTACAAGAGGCAGAAGGATCAAAAGTAACTTTTGATAAAGTAATGCTAATTGAAGATAAAGGAAACGTTACTATTGGCGCCCCAGCTATAGAAGGTGCAGGTGTAACTGCAACAGTTTTAGGTCACTTAAAAGGTGATAAGGTAATCGTCTTCAAAAAGAAAAGAAGAAAAGGTTACAAAAAGAAAAATGGACACAGACAATATTTAACTGAAATTCAAATTGAAGGTATTTCTGCGTCTGGAACCAAAGCAGCTCCAAAAAAAGAAGCTAAAAAGGCAGCGCCAAAGGCTTCAAAAAAAGGAGATGATTTAAAGAAAATCGAAGGAATTGGTCCTAAGATCGCTGAAACATTAACTGCTGCTGGGATTTCAACTTTTGCTGAGTTAGCAAAAACTGAGCCAGCTAAAATTTCTGAAATTATTGCAGGAGTTCGTGGTAATCATGTTACAGATACTTGGCCTACTCAAGCTGGTTTAGCTGCAGATGGTAAGTGGGACGAATTAAAAGTATTACAAGATAAGTTAGACGGGGGCGTTGAAAAATAAACCTGTAAGTTTAATCTAAAAAAACTCAATTAAGATGGCTCATAAGAAAGGTGTCGGAAGTTCGAAGAACGGTCGTGAATCGGAATCGAAACGTTTAGGAGTAAAAATATTTGGAGGACAAGCTGCTATTGCAGGTAATATTATTGTTCGTCAAAGAGGAACTCAACACAATCCAGGTGAAAATGTATATATGGGAAAAGACCATACTTTACATGCAAAAGTAGATGGAGTTGTGAAATTTCAAAAGAAAAGAGATAATAAATCTTATGTTTCTATAGTTCCATTTGAAGCTTAGGAAACACTATTAATATCTTATATAAAAAGAGCTGTAATTTTTAAAATTACAGCTCTTTTTTATTGTTATTGATTGATGAATAATAAGATGCTTGTTTTTTATTATTACATAATTTATAAGCTGTAAAAGGCATAAAACAAATAGTGTATATGGGATAGGTTGAATTTAGTTTGTTTTGGTACTGTATTAGTCTTTTATGGTTAAAATAAATTCTTTTAATAAAATATATTTTAATGTGTAATAATATTTTTTGATTAAGTTAAATAAGAACTTAATTATTTTTAGTAGTTAGAAAAATATAAAATATTAAAGGTATAAAAATATAAAGGCTTTCATTTTTAATGAAAGCCTTTATTTGAATATTGTTTTAATAAATATTTTAATTTCCTTTGAAGCGATCTAACCCATCTTTAAGCCACTTATAGTATGTGTCTTTGTCTGTGTATTGTTCTGGTGTGTTTAATACTTCTAGATTAGGGCTTAAAGATACATAAAATGGCTGTGAAGCAGTTTTAAAGTTAGCTATTTGTAATGTAGCCCATTTATCTCCGTAGGTTCTTATTCTTTTTATTTTACCATTAGGCTTGATGTAATCAAACTGTTCTGCTTCAGGTAATACTCTTTCATGATCATCTACGTATAATGATATTAATACATAATCATTATTTAAAACAGAATATACATCAGGTTGGCTCCAAATATTTTCTTCCATTTTACGACAGTTAACACATGCCCATCCTGTAAAGTCTAGTAGTATAGGTTTGTTTACAGATTTAGCGTATGCAACACCTTCATTAAAGTCTTTGAAACAATTTAAATTTAATGGACATTGATTGTCTTGTTGATAAATACTATGGAATTGAGGTGGTGCAAATCCGCTTAATATTTTACCTTGATCCCAAGCCGGCTTTTGCATAACACCAGGTGCTAAATATACAGCTATACCTAATGATAATATACCTAGTAATATTCTAAAGAAAGATATTTTTCCATATTTCTTGCCTATAAATCCAAAAAGATATAATGCCATTAATAAGGCTAATAAGGCCCAAATACCAATAAAAATTTCACGTTTTAAGATATTCCAATGACCTACTAAATCTGCATTTGATAAGAATTTGAAAGCAAAAGCTAACTCTAAGAAACCTAAAATAACTTTTACAGTGTTTAACCATCCTCCGGATTTTGGTAAAGAATTTAACCATCCTGGGAACATTGCAAATAAAGCGAAAGGTAAAGCTAATGCAGCACCAAAACCTACCATACCAGCGGTTAATTGCATTGCACCTCCATTAGATGTCAATGAACCTGCTAATAATGAACCTAAAATAGGACCAGTACATGAAAATGAAACAATAGCTAAAGTTAATGCCATAAAGAAAATCCCTATTATTCCTCCAATTCCAGAAGCTGAATCTGCTTTATTACTCCATGAGCTAGGTAAAGTTAATTCGTAAAATCCAAAGAAAGAACCAGCAAAGAAGATAAGTACTAAAAAGAAGAATACATTTAACCATACATTAGTTGAAATGTTGTTTAAAATCTCTGGATCTAATGTGTCTAAGAAGTGGAAAGGTAAACTTAATAAACCATAAATAAGAACGATAAAGAACCCATACATTATAGCGCTTCCTAAGCCTTTCCCTTTTTGCTCAGACCTCTTTGTAAAGAATGAAACTGTTAAAGGAACCATTGGGAATACACAAGGTGTTAAGAAAGCCAAAAGACCTCCTACAAAACCTAATAAAAAAATATTTAATAAGCTGTCTCCTTGTTTTTCAGTTGCTTGTTCTGTTGAGCTTTTTAATAAAGCGGTGTTTTTTAAGTCAAGTTTTAACGATTGAGATAACATCTCACTTTTTTCATCTACTTCAGCAACAGTTTGTTCTACTTTTTGTCCGGTTAATGAAAATGTAAAATCTTCATCAAAAGGCAAACAGTATTCCTTACATACTTGGGCGTCTAGATTAAGAGTGATTTGAGTTAAAGATGGATCTGTAAGGTTTATTCTTTGGATTAAAGTAGCTTCTTCAACAAAGAAAATTTCATCTTTTCCCCATATTTCACTGAATTCTGTTTCAGTCTCACTTTCTTTGGCTTTACCACTTAAGGTATAACCTGATTGCCCTTCAGCGGGTGTAATTGTCATGGGAAGTGAAGCATCCTCTGGGTTATATTGGGAATATAGATGCCAATCTTCTGCAATTACAACATTAAAAATTAAATCATATTCGGTGTCCGAAACTTTTTCAACAGTAGGCGTAACCAAAAGAGGGTTATCATCTGTCTGGGAGAATGTAACGAAACCTATAAAAAATAAAATCAGAGTAAAGAGTTTTTTCATTCTATTAATTGTTTACAGGGGTTGATATATACTTAACTTGTACTATATTAGTTGTCTTGTCTGAGGGTAAAAAGCGTCTATCTTGACGTTTTCCTAAAATCCAAATAATTTCATTTTTATCAGAGCAAAGCAACCATATATTTTGTTTTTCAATTAGTGATATTTTCTCGTCTTTGAAAAATTTACTTACTTTCTTTTTACCTTTCATTCCTTTGGGGTAAAAGAAATCACCATCGTTCCACTTGCGTAAAGTTAGGGGGTAATTTAGTAAATTTTTATCAACATATATAGTGTTTTTATCTAAAGATACTTTTTTTTGAACGTTTTTAAATGATAAATTTATAGGCTCACTGATTTTTTTTGTATTACAAGTTATTGTAAAGTGCTGTTTATCAGTGGTTGTTTTTTTATCAGACGGTAAAAGTAATAAAAAATCTCTGTCTTTCAATAATATGTGAGATTTTGTTAGAATCATTTTTCCTGATTGTGCATTAATTAAGTTATAAACATCATTCCATTCGGTAAAACCATAGGATTTTAAAAAGTAATAAAGATATGCTTTTGGGTTGTTTAAGTTGTTGAGTTCTTTAATGCTAAGTTTAGTTGTATTTTTGTCATAAGATACAACTTTTGAGTGTTTTAACGAAACACCTTCGTCAATTATTTGTTGACTTTGTTTTAAGAATGTAGCTGTATTATTAAATGTTTTCGTAAGTCCTGGGTTAATTTCTTTTAAAATAGGTATAACTTTATGGCGTATTTTATTCCTTAAGTATTCAGTATGAGTATTACTGCTATCATCTCGCCAAGAGATATTTTGAGTTTTAGCAAATTGAATTATTTCTTTTCTTGAGAAGGGTAATAAAGGTCTAATTATATAATTATTTATTTCTGGTATACCAGTTAATCCCTCAAGTCCAGTTCCTCTAGTAAAATTAATTAAAAAGGTTTCTATATTATCATCAGCATGATGTGCGGTTGCTAAAAAATCGAAATTATTTGTACTAACGATTGTTTTAAACCAATTGTATCTAAGGTGTCTTGCTGCAACTTGAGTTGATTGTTTATTTTTTTTAGAATGTAATTTAGTGTTAAATCTAATGTTAAATATTTCTAAATCTAACTCATTTGCTAGTTCATTTACAAATAGTTCATCTTCATCACTTTCTTCGTTTCTTAACTGAAAATTACAATGAGCTAAAGCTATCGGGTAGTTTAGTTTTTTTAATAAACAGGTTAGTACAACACTATCTACTCCACCAGAAATGGCTATTAAAGTTTTCTTTTCTTTCAGAAAAGGAAACTTTGTAGTTAAATGTTGTTCAAATTCTTTAAGCATTCGTTTCTAGCTGTTTATTTAACCAATCAATAATGTTATTTAGCATTTCTTCTTTACATAGATCATTATGTAGTTCATGGTAACCGCCATCATATAACTTAATTGTTGCGTAGTTAGTATTGTCTGCAAACTCTTTTGTGCCTTTATGGTCTATTATTTTATCAGAAGTACCATGAAGTAATAATGTTGGAGTTTTAAGTAATGATGCATTTTCTATAGCCCATTGACCTGAATCTATAAAGGTTAATGAATAATTCGGACTTATTTTGTCATGAACTAATGGATCATCAATGTATTTTTTAACTTCAATTTTATCTCTTGAAATATTTTGAGTCTCAATTTCATTTCCTAATGTTATAGATGGGGCAATTTTTTGCATTACTTTTCCTAATGATAATTTCCATTTTGGAGGTTGAAAGGCAAGTTTTAAAAAAGGACTCGTAGCTATTAGTCCTGATAATTGGTGTTTCTTTCGTAATGTAAAATTTATAGTTGCATTTCCGCCCATTGAATGACCATACAAAAATATCGGTTTAGATTCAAAAAAATCATTAGCTTTATCTATAAGAATAGAAATACTTTCTAATACGTATTCATAACCTGGATTATGACCTCTCTTACCTTTGGTTTTTCCATGCCCAAAATGATCAAAAGCAATAACTCCAAATTGATTTTCTGCAAGCTTTTGAGCAACATGTGCATAACGTCCTGAATGTTCACCCATTCCGTGGATAATTACAATAATAGCTTTAATTGATTCTGGTTTCCAGTACTGTCCAAAAAAAGTAGTTTTATGATAGTTGAAATTAAATTCTTTGTGAATCATTAAGTAGATTTTAAGTTAATAGAAGGCTTCTGTTTATTAGTAAATATAAGTAAACTATTTGGAGTTTAATAAGACATATTTCATAGCTTTGGCTTTTAACAGACATTCTTCATATTCTTTTTCAGGGATTGATTTAGCTGTAATTGCTCCTCCAACAGAATACGAAATATATTGTTTGTTTTGGTCGTATAAAATACTTCTGATAATTACATTAAAGTCAAAATCATTATCAGGAGTAAAATATCCAATAGTTCCAGAGTATAATCCTCTTTTGGTTTCTTCTAGTTTCTCAATGATTTCCATTGCAGATATTTTTGGAGCTCCTGTCATACTACCCATAGGAAATGTGTCTTTAATAATATCAACAGGATGAATATTAGGTGCAGTTTCAGAAGTAATTGTAGAGATCATTTGATGAACTTGTTTAAATGAGTACACTTTACACAATTCTTCAACTTTTACAGTTCCTTTTTTAGCTGTTCTTGATAAGTCATTTCTAACTAGATCGACTATCATTATATTTTCTGATCTTTCTTTTTCATCTCTAGCTAGATCAAAAGCTATTTTATCGTCTTCTATTTTATTAATTAAACGTTTAGCAGTTCCTTTTATTGGTTGAGAAACAATCTTATTTCCCACTTTTTTGATATATCTTTCAGGTGTTGCAGAAATCACATACTGTTCGTTATTTTTAAAAAAAGTAGCAAAAGGGGGTTCAGAAATTTCATTTAAGTGTTTGTATATTTTGTAAGGGTTAATTGTAGAGTTTTCTATATAAAATTCCTGACAAAAATTAGCTTCATAAATATCGCCTCGATGAATGTGTTCTAAAACCTTACTTACTTTTTCGTGATATTCATCTTTATGAATTCTTAGCTTTATTTTTATTTTTTCAGAACTTTGTGGTTTGTTTAGAGATAAACTATTAGGGTTTGTTTCATATATTTCCTCAAAATCTTCTTCTAGTTCATCATCAATCATTTGTAAATAATGAAACTCTACAGTGCTTTCTTTAATGAAAATTAATTTTTGAGGTTGAAAAAAATAAAGATCAGAGAAATTTAACCCATCGAAATTGTTGGAAGATAATTGTTCAACATCATTTTTAACATCGTATGAGATGTATCCAAAAATATAATCCTTAGTATAAGATTGATATTCTTTTAATTTATCAAAAGCATTATGGTAGTCAGTTTTGATTGATGTAAATTCTTCTATGGCTAAAGCGCAATCAAAAGAAGTATATGTTTGGTCATGATTGTTTGAGTCTAACCAAACAAAGGTGTCAAATTGTGTACTCCAAATAAAAAGCTTTTCTTTAAACTCCTTTGGATTGTCTATTGAAAACTCACGAACCGTTCTAATCATTAGGCAAAAATAATAAACCCGATAGAAAAAGTAACTATCGGGTTTTGAGTTTTAGTTTAATATTTAGTTTAACTTATTTTTTGAGGTTTAATTTCTTTTTTATCTTTA encodes the following:
- a CDS encoding DMT family transporter — its product is MNNHQQKWMYLIVLSLIWGSSFILMKKALVGLTPIQLGAFRVIITAIFLFFIGFKKLKQIKRDQWKWVLISALLGTFFPSFLYAYAISGIDSSIASILNSITPFNALWVGAIFFGIVFKRSQIVGILIGLLGTVILILKGADLNPHQNYWYALLPIASSLGYAFNVNIIKKYLQDLEALAITTGNFVLIVIPALLVLIFSGFFTSFELTEKTELSLVYIFILAIVGTGLAKIMFNKLIQISSPIFSTSVTYLIPIVAVIWGVVDGEKLSLIQLFAALVILFGVYLVNKQNS
- a CDS encoding protein-disulfide reductase DsbD family protein, with amino-acid sequence MKKLFTLILFFIGFVTFSQTDDNPLLVTPTVEKVSDTEYDLIFNVVIAEDWHLYSQYNPEDASLPMTITPAEGQSGYTLSGKAKESETETEFSEIWGKDEIFFVEEATLIQRINLTDPSLTQITLNLDAQVCKEYCLPFDEDFTFSLTGQKVEQTVAEVDEKSEMLSQSLKLDLKNTALLKSSTEQATEKQGDSLLNIFLLGFVGGLLAFLTPCVFPMVPLTVSFFTKRSEQKGKGLGSAIMYGFFIVLIYGLLSLPFHFLDTLDPEILNNISTNVWLNVFFFLVLIFFAGSFFGFYELTLPSSWSNKADSASGIGGIIGIFFMALTLAIVSFSCTGPILGSLLAGSLTSNGGAMQLTAGMVGFGAALALPFALFAMFPGWLNSLPKSGGWLNTVKVILGFLELAFAFKFLSNADLVGHWNILKREIFIGIWALLALLMALYLFGFIGKKYGKISFFRILLGILSLGIAVYLAPGVMQKPAWDQGKILSGFAPPQFHSIYQQDNQCPLNLNCFKDFNEGVAYAKSVNKPILLDFTGWACVNCRKMEENIWSQPDVYSVLNNDYVLISLYVDDHERVLPEAEQFDYIKPNGKIKRIRTYGDKWATLQIANFKTASQPFYVSLSPNLEVLNTPEQYTDKDTYYKWLKDGLDRFKGN
- a CDS encoding pitrilysin family protein translates to MKKIILSALAVVTMSFAVNAQQLDRSIQPKPGPAPKIKLGKPEKFSLPNGLKVIMVENHKLPRVSASLTIDNTPITEGNKTGVSNLMGSLMGNGTSKISKDDFNERIDYLGATVSYRSNGASARSLTKYFPEVLKLMADGVKDPKFTKEEFDKSVERTLEGIKANEKNVKAIAGRVEDALVYGKNHPYGEFETKESIKNITLEDVKKHYNTYFRPNNAYLVIVGDITPSKTKNLVKTLFNNWSKGIIPSKALTTPTNVDTTEINFIDMPNAVQSEIAVVNSLDLTLGDDDYYAALLANNILGGGGTARLFMNLREDKGYTYGSYSSISQNKLKGVGKFRAGAAVRNIVTDSAVVEIQKEINKIRYQKVTAEELKNSKAEYIGSFVRNVQKPSTAARFALNIARYNLPENFYEKYLENINSVTLEDVQNAALKYFKGNKARIIITGKGIDVLKNLEKTVDYNIKYFDKYGNPSSKPAMSLPIPSGVNSNTVIDNYYKVIGGKSKVLSVKSLAIKSNATIQGMAVSLSQKSSFPNKQSTVVSVMGNVMQKTIFDGSKGYQEARGQKTPLEGKELSEMKSATSPFSDEQYRKGTLDRIEPINGKNAYVIKSGENEVFYDVKTGLKVKEVKTMKGPQGDMKVPITYSEYKDVNGIKFPHKMSQKMGPMEMEFTVKEIKINEGVSDADFQ
- the rplU gene encoding 50S ribosomal protein L21 encodes the protein MYAIVEIAGQQFKVAKDQKVYVHRLQEAEGSKVTFDKVMLIEDKGNVTIGAPAIEGAGVTATVLGHLKGDKVIVFKKKRRKGYKKKNGHRQYLTEIQIEGISASGTKAAPKKEAKKAAPKASKKGDDLKKIEGIGPKIAETLTAAGISTFAELAKTEPAKISEIIAGVRGNHVTDTWPTQAGLAADGKWDELKVLQDKLDGGVEK
- the rpmA gene encoding 50S ribosomal protein L27, which gives rise to MAHKKGVGSSKNGRESESKRLGVKIFGGQAAIAGNIIVRQRGTQHNPGENVYMGKDHTLHAKVDGVVKFQKKRDNKSYVSIVPFEA
- the tilS gene encoding tRNA lysidine(34) synthetase TilS — protein: MLKEFEQHLTTKFPFLKEKKTLIAISGGVDSVVLTCLLKKLNYPIALAHCNFQLRNEESDEDELFVNELANELDLEIFNIRFNTKLHSKKNKQSTQVAARHLRYNWFKTIVSTNNFDFLATAHHADDNIETFLINFTRGTGLEGLTGIPEINNYIIRPLLPFSRKEIIQFAKTQNISWRDDSSNTHTEYLRNKIRHKVIPILKEINPGLTKTFNNTATFLKQSQQIIDEGVSLKHSKVVSYDKNTTKLSIKELNNLNNPKAYLYYFLKSYGFTEWNDVYNLINAQSGKMILTKSHILLKDRDFLLLLPSDKKTTTDKQHFTITCNTKKISEPINLSFKNVQKKVSLDKNTIYVDKNLLNYPLTLRKWNDGDFFYPKGMKGKKKVSKFFKDEKISLIEKQNIWLLCSDKNEIIWILGKRQDRRFLPSDKTTNIVQVKYISTPVNN
- a CDS encoding pitrilysin family protein gives rise to the protein MKKSLITLSTTLLLAITANAQKVEFEEYNLKNGMHVILHQDNTAPVVTTSVMYHVGAKDEQPNRTGMAHFFEHLLFEGTKNIKKGEWFKIVSSNGGTNNANTTDDRTYYYEVFPSNNLELGLWMESERLLHPIIKQEGVDTQNEVVKEEKRLRVDNQPYSRFLENVKKNMFKKHPYKGTTIGKMEHLDAATLDEFLAFNKKFYVPNNATLVVAGDINISQTKKLIEAYFGSIPKGKDIRRNFPKEDPITKEFYAKAYDPNIQIPAIVQAYRTPSMKTRDARVLDMISTYLSSGKSSVLYKKLVDTKKMSLQAGAFNLSQEDYGTYIIYALPLGKNTLNSLTKEIDEEIIKLQNNLISEKDFQKLQNKFENDFVNSNSSVEGIANSLARYNVLYGDTNLINSEIEIYRSITREEIKKIANKYLNKNQRLVMEYLPESKK
- a CDS encoding lysophospholipase, translated to MIHKEFNFNYHKTTFFGQYWKPESIKAIIVIIHGMGEHSGRYAHVAQKLAENQFGVIAFDHFGHGKTKGKRGHNPGYEYVLESISILIDKANDFFESKPIFLYGHSMGGNATINFTLRKKHQLSGLIATSPFLKLAFQPPKWKLSLGKVMQKIAPSITLGNEIETQNISRDKIEVKKYIDDPLVHDKISPNYSLTFIDSGQWAIENASLLKTPTLLLHGTSDKIIDHKGTKEFADNTNYATIKLYDGGYHELHNDLCKEEMLNNIIDWLNKQLETNA
- a CDS encoding heavy-metal-associated domain-containing protein, with product MSIKKITLIFTLISFLAISCKSQKEDAKEISLSISGMTCEIGCAKKIASDLSKKEGVIDAKVIFNDSIANIKYDANKTNKADLIAFVEGIAGNMYKASEISSKKEGNLKKCKANCEMACCNKTENKETKGCKGDCEKECCKAKTEEKTKTACASDCKKTCCDKTA